The sequence ATGAGGCCTTCGCCGAGGGTGTCGTTGCCGTCGAGGTCGATGTTGGGGCCAAACAGCCGGCCGTAGCCGCCATTGCTGGTGGTGTCGATGAGGGCGCGATAGTTGGCCCAGATGTTGAGGCGGCGCAGCTCGGCGGCGGTGGGCGCGAGCGGGTTGGCAATGGCGGGCGCGACGGCCGAGGCCAGACCGCTCTTGCCCAGCCCGGCGCTGAGCAGGTCGTCGTTGCCGTCATGGGTGGTGATGGTGATTTGGTGGTGGCCGCCTCCGGGTAAACCCGAAGTGGCCGGGGCGAGGCCCGGCGCGAGCAGCAGCGCCCCCGTCAGACCGAACAGCAGTTCGTGTTTCATGTCTCCTCCTTGCATGGGTGTGTCGGCATGTCGTTGTATTTTCTGCCGGCCTGCCGTGCGATCGGGCAAACCCGCATTGAGTGCAGTACCGGCCGGTCTAAGCTACGCCTAAACGCCGGGCGAATACATCATGCAGATGCATGAGATGCGGGGCCGGCGCGGGGAGAAAAGCGGCATGACAAATCATGACAAGCGTCTGCTCTCGTTGATGGAACTGGGGCGCACCGGCAATCGTTCCGAGTACCGGCGCGAGGCGCTCGCCTGGCTCGACCGCCAGCTTGGCTTCGATGGCGTGGTGTGGGGCGAGGGGCGCCAGCATGCCGATGGCGTGGTGCATATCCACAGCGCCGAGCTGCGCGGGCGCTCGGAGCGCATCCTGGCCGACTACGGCGCGGTGGCGCATCTCGACCCGGTGGCCCGGCGTTTTGCCCGCCAGCCGCGCAGCTTGCAGAACGTGGTGGTCGAGCGCGACCTGTCGGCCGGAGATACCGCCGCCGTGGGCGAGTGCCTGCGCTCGCATGACGTCGGCCAGCTGATGCTGTGCGGCGTGCGCAGCAGTGACACCGGCGGCCTGCGCTGGCTCACGCTCTACCGCGAGGATCGCAGCCGGCCGTTCACGCGGGCGCAGACCGAGCAGGCGGCCTTCGCCATTCCCTTCGTGCTGCTGGCCGAACCCGACGCGCCGCCCGAGCCGGCGCCGCGCGTCACCGACCTGCTCACCGCGCGCGAGCACGAGGTGGCCTGGGCCTACGCCGAGGGGGCGGACTACAAGACCATCGCGCAACAGCTGGCGGTGTCGCCCGCCACGGTGCGCACCCACCTGCAGAGCAGCTTCCGCAAGCTCGAGGTGCACAACAAGATCGCCCTGCGCGCGCGCCTGCTGGGCTGAGGCCGGACGCAAAAAAGCCCGGCAGGCGCGAACCTGCCGGGCTGTGTCACGACGGACGCAGGGCTCAGGAGCCGATGATGCCGCCGTTCTTGCGGGTGATGACGATGGTGCAGTCGCGCGGCACGGTGACGCCGTCGAGCTCGGCCGGGAAGTTGGTGACCGTCGGGTCACCTTCGCCGGGGTGCTGGGTGTTGATGAACATGGTGCGGCGATCCGGCGTCACGGTGATGCCGGTGATCTCGTCACCGCTCACCCCGGTGAAGAGGCGGCGCAGCTCGCCGGTCATGGTGTCGGCCACCAGCATCTGGTTGTTCAGGCCGTCCTTCTGGCCGCCGTCGGTCTGGATGAACAGGCGGCCGTCCGGGTCGCCCCACAGGCCGTCCGGTGAGGCGAAGCTGTCTTCCGTACCGTGGGTGTCGGCGGCGATCAGGAAGATGTCCCAGGTGAAGGTGGTGCCCACGTGGTGGTCGGCATCGCGCCAGCGGATGATGTGGCCATCCGGGTTCGGCGCCATCGGGTTGGCGGCATCGGCCACGGTGCGGCGGCTGTTGTTGGTCAGCGTGCAGTACACATCGCCGTTGGGCGCCACGGTGGTCCATTCCGGGCGGTCCATCGGCGTGGCGCCGAGCACGTCGGCCGCCATGCGGGCGAAGGTCAGCACTTCGGCCTGATCGGCAAAGCGGGCGGCCAGCGCCGGGTTGTCGATGGTCAGTGCCAGCCACTCGCCGGTGCCGTCGTCATTGAATTTGGCGACATACAGCATGCCGTGGTCGAGCGGGCTCTTGCCGGCGCGGCGCATTTTCTTCCAGTTGTCTTCGGAGACGAACTTGTAGATGTAGTCGAAGCGTTCGTCGTCGCCCATGTAGGCCACCACGCGCTTGCCGCGCCCTTCGGTAATCGCCACGCCCTCGTGCTTGAAGCGGCCCAGCGCGGTGCGCTTGACCGGGGTTTGCGTGGCATCGAAGGGGTCGATCTCCACCACCCAGCCGAAGCGGTTTTCTTCGTTGCGATAGTCCTCGTCCGACAGGTCGAAGCGGCGGTCGAACAGGTGCCAGCCATAGCCGAAGCCGCCGGCCGAGAAGCCATAGCGCTTCTGCGCCTCGGTGGCGCTCCAGGCGCCGCTGGCGCCGAAGTAGCCGTTGAAGTTCTCTTCACAGGTGAGGTAGGTGCCCCACGGTGTGTGGCCGTTCGAGCAATTATTGACCGTACCCAGCGGGATGTTGCCGTTGGGGGTGTCGAGCAGCGCATGGCCGGCCACCGGGCCGCTGAAGGCCACCGGGGTGTTCACATGGATGCGGCGGGCGTTGTCGCTTTCCACCGCACGCCAGGTGCGGCCTTTTTTCTGGATCTCGACCACCGCCACGCCATGGGCGTGCTGCGACACGCGCACATCCTCCAGGCTCTCCGGTGCGGCCTTGCCAAGCACATGCATGTTCTCGCCGAACTCGTGGTTGATGGCCAGCATGCCGTGACGGTTCTCGCCGCCGCGCCAGATGTCCTTGTGGCGGCCCCAATGGGCGCGGTCGTCATCGTCACGACAGCCCTTGTCTTCCATCGGGAAGAACCACATGCCGTCATGGCCGATGCCGATCTGGCGCGCCTGGTCGGCCGCGGTCGGCGGCCACTGGTAGGCCGGGCCGCCCGGCTCCAGCGGCTCACCCCAGGGGATCAGCACCTGATATTCATAGTCCGACGAAATGGCCGGCCACGGCCCGTTGCCTTCGGCCACCGGCACCGGCGCAAAGCCGAGCAGGCGGCTCGGGCGGCGACCTCCGTGGCGAGTGGCGTCGTGGCGATCCTGGCCCCAGCCCTTCATGCCCGCCAGGGCCGGGGCGGAGAAAAAGCCCATGGCCGCACCCGCCAGGCCGCCGGCCAGCACCTTGCGGCGCTGCATGTTGACCTCAAGCACGTCCTCGAACGGACGGTTGCCGGAGTGGTTCGAAATGCCTTCATCGTGTTCCATGGTCTAGCCCTCTGTCGTTATTCGATCGCTCCGTCGGCACGGGCGCGGACATGACGCTAGCGGGGCAAGGTTACGAAAATTTGTTCGGTCAGATGACAAAGCGCGATCGGACAGGACGTCGGCATGGTCGATCCGCTGCGATCGGCGGCCTGCGCGGGCGCCGACGGCGGAGCCCTGCCCGGCCGGGGCGGCGAGTTCTTGCTCTGTGTCAAAAATATTTCGGGAATTCGCTTTAGAAGCGCAAGGCACCGTCGTAATGCCAGCGTAAGTGTCCCCCGATTTTCGGTCCCCGGGGGGCTGCGCCCCGATGTCTCGACGACGGCTCCATGCAAAAGCAACGATCAAGGGCGGTGCGAATACAGCAGATCCGGCATGTGCCGCGGGCGCTGGCAGGGCGAAGGAGCGATGAAAAATGAAATCCCAAGGACTGAATCACTTCTATCGTGTCGTCTGGAATGCGGCGACCTCCGCCTGGCAGGCCGTCAGCGAGGCCGGCAACAGTCGGGGCAAGGGACGTGCGGGCAAGGCGGCACGCCACCTGCGCCGTGCCGCCGCTGTCTGCGGTGTGTGGCTGGCCGCGCCAGGCGCCCATGCCGTGCCGGGGGTGAGTGAGCTGCCGAGCGGTGGCGCGGTGGTCGACGGCAGCGCCACGATCGCCACCAGCGGCGCGCGCATGGATGTCACCCAGACCAGCACTCGTGCCGCGATCGACTGGGCCACCTTCAACATCGGCAGCCAGGCGCATGTGCACTTTGCGCAGCCGGCCGGCGGCGCCGTGCTCAACCGTGTGCTGGACACCAACGCCAGCCAGATCTACGGGCGCCTGAGCGCGACCGGCCAGGTTTTTCTGGTGAACCCGCAGGGCGTCTATTTTGCGCCGGGGGCGCAGGTTGACGTTGGCGGTCTCGTTGCGTCGACACTAAACATCGGCAACGCCGACTTCATGGCCGGCCGTTACGCCTTCGCCGGCGGCAGCTCCAATGCCATCATCAACCAGGCCAACATCACCGCCGCGCCGGGCGGCGCGATCGCGCTGATCGCCGCGCGCATCATCAACGACGGCACGCTCACCGCCCATGGCGGCGATGTGCTGCTTGGCGCTGGCGATACCGTGACGCTCGATCTGGGCGGGCCGGTCAAGCTGCAGGTGGCCAACGACACCGTCGAGACGCTGATCCACAACGGCGGCGCCATCCGCGCCGATGGCGGCCAGGTGCTGCTCACCTCGCAGGCCGCGGCCA comes from Denitromonas sp. and encodes:
- a CDS encoding helix-turn-helix transcriptional regulator, with amino-acid sequence MTNHDKRLLSLMELGRTGNRSEYRREALAWLDRQLGFDGVVWGEGRQHADGVVHIHSAELRGRSERILADYGAVAHLDPVARRFARQPRSLQNVVVERDLSAGDTAAVGECLRSHDVGQLMLCGVRSSDTGGLRWLTLYREDRSRPFTRAQTEQAAFAIPFVLLAEPDAPPEPAPRVTDLLTAREHEVAWAYAEGADYKTIAQQLAVSPATVRTHLQSSFRKLEVHNKIALRARLLG
- a CDS encoding PhoX family phosphatase → MEHDEGISNHSGNRPFEDVLEVNMQRRKVLAGGLAGAAMGFFSAPALAGMKGWGQDRHDATRHGGRRPSRLLGFAPVPVAEGNGPWPAISSDYEYQVLIPWGEPLEPGGPAYQWPPTAADQARQIGIGHDGMWFFPMEDKGCRDDDDRAHWGRHKDIWRGGENRHGMLAINHEFGENMHVLGKAAPESLEDVRVSQHAHGVAVVEIQKKGRTWRAVESDNARRIHVNTPVAFSGPVAGHALLDTPNGNIPLGTVNNCSNGHTPWGTYLTCEENFNGYFGASGAWSATEAQKRYGFSAGGFGYGWHLFDRRFDLSDEDYRNEENRFGWVVEIDPFDATQTPVKRTALGRFKHEGVAITEGRGKRVVAYMGDDERFDYIYKFVSEDNWKKMRRAGKSPLDHGMLYVAKFNDDGTGEWLALTIDNPALAARFADQAEVLTFARMAADVLGATPMDRPEWTTVAPNGDVYCTLTNNSRRTVADAANPMAPNPDGHIIRWRDADHHVGTTFTWDIFLIAADTHGTEDSFASPDGLWGDPDGRLFIQTDGGQKDGLNNQMLVADTMTGELRRLFTGVSGDEITGITVTPDRRTMFINTQHPGEGDPTVTNFPAELDGVTVPRDCTIVITRKNGGIIGS